Proteins encoded together in one Hevea brasiliensis isolate MT/VB/25A 57/8 chromosome 16, ASM3005281v1, whole genome shotgun sequence window:
- the LOC110634201 gene encoding serine/threonine-protein kinase-like protein At1g28390 yields the protein MGYLSCNAESAIATCDPYNWDRKRRKNKTNGNKPNKPIKIREFTYPELVKATNGFSAESFLGKGSHGTVYRGSLDDGRLIVAVKKTYPNPSITIHSNCTTCTTPAENEIEILSRVQHPRLVNLIGFCVDSKGRKLLVVEYMPNGSLYSLLHYSSRPPGWTRRVRFALQIAKAVQALHFANPPVIHRDIKSSNVLIDENWNARLGDFGLALRGHVEDVRIKCTPPAGTLGYIDPGYLAPGDLSTKSDVFSFGILLLEVISGRNAIDVNYSPPSIGDWAVPLIKRGDFSAICDNRIGSPVDPGVIKNLAILAARCVRSTAEKRPGMAEIVEGLKIVSKRVHAQHIWNRLRRRVGMVEESRTLEAVIDSNEEVVIANKTIRGGSRRNRKVSSVSSVGYENETIGWMGERVIRSKSIGSFGEIKMGGSDSRRKAGVAVKIPVVKLSKSRSMGVLHSPQLLRYNNNRGFGLEMESTVLDSREVEASMSKLLIGLDEKSEREMQEKPLVSII from the coding sequence ATGGGTTATCTCTCTTGCAATGCAGAGTCTGCAATAGCCACCTGCGATCCCTACAACTGGGATCGCAAGAGAAGGAAAAATAAAACCAACGGAAACAAACCCAATAAGCCCATTAAGATCAGGGAGTTCACTTACCCGGAACTAGTAAAAGCCACCAATGGGTTCTCCGCGGAGAGCTTTCTTGGGAAAGGCAGCCATGGCACTGTTTACAGAGGTTCCCTCGACGACGGCAGGCTTATAGTTGCCGTTAAGAAAACCTATCCAAACCCATCTATAACTATCCACAGTAACTGCACCACTTGCACAACTCCTGCAGAGAACGAGATTGAGATACTCTCCAGAGTACAGCACCCGAGGCTCGTTAACCTCATAGGCTTCTGCGTAGACTCGAAAGGCCGGAAATTACTAGTTGTGGAGTACATGCCAAATGGTTCTTTATACAGTCTTTTACACTATAGCTCCAGGCCGCCCGGTTGGACCAGGCGTGTCCGGTTCGCTTTGCAAATAGCCAAGGCGGTTCAAGCTTTGCACTTCGCGAATCCGCCTGTGATTCACAGAGACataaaatcatcaaatgtgttgaTCGACGAGAACTGGAACGCAAGGCTTGGAGATTTCGGACTCGCATTGAGAGGACATGTGGAGGATGTACGCATCAAGTGCACGCCACCGGCAGGGACTTTAGGGTACATCGACCCTGGCTATCTCGCACCGGGCGATTTAAGCACCAAGAGCGACGTGTTTAGCTTCGGGATCTTGCTGCTGGAAGTGATCAGTGGCAGAAATGCAATTGATGTCAACTACAGCCCTCCATCTATAGGCGACTGGGCGGTTCCGTTGATAAAGCGCGGAGATTTCTCGGCTATTTGCGACAATAGAATCGGGTCGCCCGTCGACCCGGGAGTGATCAAGAATCTGGCAATTCTGGCGGCAAGGTGTGTGAGATCCACGGCGGAGAAGCGTCCCGGAATGGCAGAGATAGTTGAGGGATTGAAAATTGTGAGCAAGAGAGTTCACGCGCAGCACATATGGAATCGTTTGAGGAGGCGCGTGGGAATGGTGGAAGAATCGCGGACATTGGAGGCGGTGATTGATTCAAATGAAGAGGTTGTTATCGCTAACAAGACGATTAGAGGAGGAAGCAGAAGAAACAGGAAAGTATCGAGTGTTTCAAGTGTAGGGTATGAAAATGAAACGATTGGGTGGATGGGGGAGCGGGTAATTAGATCAAAATCGATAGGTTCATTCGGGGAGATTAAAATGGGTGGGTCAGATTCAAGGAGAAAAGCAGGAGTGGCAGTGAAAATCCCAGTAGTGAAGCTGAGCAAGTCAAGGTCCATGGGAGTACTGCATAGTCCACAGCTTCTACGCTACAACAACAACAGAGGATTTGGCCTTGAAATGGAGAGTACTGTGCTAGATTCCAGAGAAGTTGAGGCCTCTATGTCAAAGCTGTTGATTGGGTTGGACGAGAAGTCTgagagagagatgcaagagaagCCATTGGTTTCCATTATCTAG
- the LOC110634166 gene encoding uncharacterized protein LOC110634166, with translation MNFCGRLSNSTPLLSLSLFLSLSPCMKQKNMTTTPKEAIASAHPSPECCMCGDCGLSYELFQCKICQFRSQHRYCSNLFPKAESYQVCNWCLSHETKEKPQTSSNSSSSNKNSSDDDSSKNSQNKNKGGLKSQRGSLQLQMNSPIKKQRSPERSPVTRRRLISNGKLEEKLIRRTKSEEISNNIGTPKQAFRNKVRRYKLLDEVSS, from the exons ATGAACTTCTGTGGTCGTCTGTCCAACTCAACGCctcttctctccctctctctctttctgtCTCTCTCTCCGTGTATGAAACAAAAAAATATGACCACAACACCCAAAGAAGCCATTGCATCAGCACATCCAAGCCCTGAATGTTGCATGTGTGGAGATTGTGGCCTTTCTTATGAGCTTTTTCAGTGCAAGATTTGTCAATTCAGATCTCAGCACAG ATACTGTAGTAATCTTTTTCCCAAAGCTGAGTCCTACCAAGTCTGTAACTGGTGTCTAAGCCATGAAACCAAAGAAAAACCACAGACTTCTTCGAATTCATCATCATCAAACAAAAACAGCAGCGACGATGACAGCAGCAAGAACAGCCAGAACAAGAACAAAGGAGGATTAAAGAGCCAAAGAGGTAGTCTTCAGCTGCAAATGAATAGCCCCATCAAGAAACAAAGGTCACCAGAGAGATCACCAGTGACCCGAAGGAGACTCATCTCAAATGGTAAATTAGAAGAGAAGCTTATTAGAAGGACAAAATCAGAAGAGATATCAAACAATATTGGGACCCCAAAGCAAGCGTTTAGAAATAAGGTGAGAAGGTATAAGCTTCTGGATGAGGTTTCAAGTTGA